The Fimbriimonadaceae bacterium nucleotide sequence CAGTCGTGTTTCGGCCCGAAGGCGTCGAAGGCGGCGGCGCACTCGTCGCAGTCGCAGTCGTAGTCGTGACTGGCGAGCTTTGCGAGCCATTCGCCGACGGTTCTTGGTGGTCGCGGGGCTTTCCCGAGAGGTCTTCCAGCGCCTCGATGTAGGCGGCCAGCCCAGCCTGACCGCGATGCCCCGAGTTCCAGGCGGCGACCACCGTCTCGTTGAACTTATGCCCCTTGGCACGGCACAGCTCGCTGAGCCGTTGCACCGACGCCTGCTCTACGTTGAAGGCCTTCAGCGCCAGCAGCGGGTCGGACAGGTTCTCGTCCGGCTCTCCTCCGGCTTCGGCCCAGCCCCTCAGCTTTGCCGCGAGGTCAGCGCCAGGTCGCTTCTCCACGAACCCGGTGAACGCCTTTGCCCGAGTCTTGTCCATCACGAAGTTGTTCTCCTGGTCCATCGAGGCGGTGAAGTCGAACTCGTATTCGATTCCGTCCTTCTGCCTGGGCTGAAGGCCGACCTTGCGGGGCACCTTCTTGCCGTTCACGTCCTCCATGACCCACTCGGTCTTCACGCGCATGGTCACGATCACATGGCCGGGGAACTTGAGGATCTCGTCGACCATCTTGTTGTGCATGGGTGTGACCTCTTTCCAGGCGGCGAAGGAATTGCCGCTCTTAGAGCGCTGCGCAGCCTTGTCGACCTCCTCAAGGGCACCCTCCCAGGCGTGGCTCAGGGAGTCGATGACCACGCACTTGAACCCCATCGTCGCCGCCTGCTGAAGCGCGGCGGTGTACGTCTCGGGGCTGAAGTTGGGCAGGTCGTCAATGACGTGGATCCGGCCGTCGTAGTTGAGCTCCTCTGCGTACAGGCCAGCCGTTTTGCGCTCAGTATCGATGACGAGGATGTCTTCGTCGACCAAGCCGCGCGCGAGGGCAAGGCTGGTGTAAGTCTTGCCGCAGCCGGTCGGGCCAAAGATGGCCATTCTGATCTTCTTCCGGCTTTTGCTCAGCTTTTTGATTTGGAACGCCATTACGCTGCGCCCCCTTCGTTGAGCCGGTAATAGGCGACTCCGTCCACCGTGCGCACTTGGACAATCTTCCCGTCCCTCCGCAACCTTGCGAGTGAGCGGCCGGCGAGCGGGGGCCCGATCCCCAAGAGCGCGGCGATGTCCCTGGCCGTGAAAACCGCCGAGGCCGTTTCCGCTCGCTCGACGACGGCGGCGTCTAGGGCTTTCCAGTAGAGGCGGCTCAAGAGACCCTCCAAGAGACCGTCAGGAAGTCGCGGTCGCACGACGTCGAAACGTCGCTGCCAGCGACGGCGACATAACGGGCGATACTCTGCTGAGCCAGGCTCAGGGCCTCGGCCGCGGCCTCAGGGCCCCACCCCGGGGCAAGCCGCACGCTTACACGCCGTTCCGTCGAGGCGCCGTCTTTGGCGGGGACGCTGGCCGCTTCGACCGTGTAGCCCTGGGGCGAACGGGAGGCAGACGCGCCGTGTGGCGCCAACGAGGTCACGCAGAAAGTGAGGCAGTCGTGCAGGTCACGGAGGAGCTCGGCGACGACCGCGTGGACGACGACCGGCATTACCGGCCCCCCTCCGGGCCGGCGAGCCGCAGCACGGCGATCCCAGCCTGTCGCATCGAGGGGTAAGCCTTGCCGTCAGGCTTGCCGTCCTTCACTTCGGTAACGACCCAGCGATGGCTCCCCGTCCATGTGACCATGCCGATCACCCTCCGGCGAAGGATGACGATCCAGTCCACTTCGGTGCGCTTGGCCATCGTGAACGCCGGACCTGCGTAAAAGCTCTTCTTTAGGGCGCTCACGCGGCCCTCCCGTACTTGTCCGACCGGGCGGAGTGGAGGCGGAGCGTCCGTTCTTTGGCACTGGCAGAGCGGCTTCGGTCTCGGGCGCCGGGGGCGCCGGGGAAAGGAGGCCGTCCGCCGTTTACGACGACGACCAGGACGGGCCTGTCGGTGTTGTCTTTCATTTTTCAGTCCTGTGCCACTCGCTTTAGCGGCGGCACACGGACATTATTGTCACAAATGACAATGCGTTTGACAATGCTGACAACTAAACCAGCGATAATACTGGGGCGCTTGTCCTTAAAGCCCTGCTACAAGACTGGCCCTTATGAGGGCTTTTCGGCTAGTCGTCCTATCGTTGCTCTGCGCGACGGTCGGTGCCGCACCGCTTGCGGAGACGGTCTACATCACGCGGACCGGGGACTGTTACCACCGTTCAGGCTGTTCGTTCCTTAAGAAAAGCAAGATCGCGATCGAGCGCTCGGAAGCGGTCAAGAGCGGGTATAGGGCCTGTAAGAGATGCGCCCCTTAGGTCTCAGCCTCCTACTCCTTTGCGTTTGTGGTTGTTCAGGGCCGGACGTCGATGCCCGCTACGGCTCGGAGCCGGCCCGCACGGAGCCGTCCAAGACCGAAGAGGCGGCGAAACGGGGTCGCATAGCGGTGTTAGCCGCCCTCAATGCTAAAGGCGTCCAATTCGTCGGTCACGAGCGCATCGACGTGGTCGAAGGGCGATGGGAAGTTAGGGGGAACCTTGAGCTCGCAGGGCGGTCAAGTCCTTGGCGGGTCTTGTTGGACAGCGACGGCAGCGGTCGCCCGAACAACCCTACCCATGTCTCGGTGCCAGAGTTCGACGTCAGCGTAACGGTCGGCAAGCGTTAATAAAAGTGCTCCGGACGCAGGCCCTCTGCTAGGAGCCATGTCTTCTCCAGGCCTTCCACCCGCCTCACTACAGCCACGAGGCGTGCTATGACTCCCCATCCCTCGCCGTCGGCCGGTGAATCATAGCTTGGGTTGATCGGCTTAAGGACAGGACGGTTGCTCTGCGCGTCCCAGACGAGCTGTTTTACGGTCGGCCCGTGGTCGGCGCGCCTTTGGGCGAGGACGATCTTGTTGTAGCTAGGGTTAAGGTCGGCGTGCCAAATCGCGAGGTCATTGGGCAAAAGCGCCGGGGCGCAGCTGTCCCCGACAATCCTCGTGACGAACCGTTTCGGATGCTCATAGCGGACGTCTAGCTCGATGAAGTCGACAGCCTCGAGCGGGTCGCCCCACTCGCCTGAGGCTGGCACATCGCCAGCATACGGCATGCGGACAAGTGGAAACCCGACCGGGATCATTGGCGGCCCTACCTCTGAGCGCTCGAGCCTGACCTGTTCAGACCCCGATTGGAGCAGGCGCCTTTCCAGTCCGTCTGGCACAGGCGCATAGCCCGTCTCATAGTTGGCATAGGCCGACCTGGTCACGCCAGCGATGGCGGCGGCTTCCGCCTGGGTCAGCCGGAGCCGCTTGCGCACAACCCTCAGTCTTTCACCGTCCTCTCGGGCCACAGCGAAAAACTTATCCCAGGCCGGGGCCAATGTTATTGACATATTTGGCAATCTCGGGTAATTTACTTGACAGCTATGTCAAACGATGCGAGCGGCCCATACAGTCGTGAGGAGAGACGACGGCAAGCCCAGGAGTTAAGCAGCCTCGGGGTGCCGAAGACCAAGATCGCCAAGCGGCTTGGAGTGTCGCGTGAGACGATCCGCCAAGACCTACGGCAAGTCCACACCGACCTGGGTGACGTCGAC carries:
- a CDS encoding HTH domain-containing protein; protein product: MSNDASGPYSREERRRQAQELSSLGVPKTKIAKRLGVSRETIRQDLRQVHTDLGDVDDREADRISREGAA
- a CDS encoding LexA family transcriptional regulator, translating into MRKRLRLTQAEAAAIAGVTRSAYANYETGYAPVPDGLERRLLQSGSEQVRLERSEVGPPMIPVGFPLVRMPYAGDVPASGEWGDPLEAVDFIELDVRYEHPKRFVTRIVGDSCAPALLPNDLAIWHADLNPSYNKIVLAQRRADHGPTVKQLVWDAQSNRPVLKPINPSYDSPADGEGWGVIARLVAVVRRVEGLEKTWLLAEGLRPEHFY
- a CDS encoding type IV toxin-antitoxin system AbiEi family antitoxin domain-containing protein, whose translation is MSRLYWKALDAAVVERAETASAVFTARDIAALLGIGPPLAGRSLARLRRDGKIVQVRTVDGVAYYRLNEGGAA
- a CDS encoding AAA family ATPase, with translation MAIFGPTGCGKTYTSLALARGLVDEDILVIDTERKTAGLYAEELNYDGRIHVIDDLPNFSPETYTAALQQAATMGFKCVVIDSLSHAWEGALEEVDKAAQRSKSGNSFAAWKEVTPMHNKMVDEILKFPGHVIVTMRVKTEWVMEDVNGKKVPRKVGLQPRQKDGIEYEFDFTASMDQENNFVMDKTRAKAFTGFVEKRPGADLAAKLRGWAEAGGEPDENLSDPLLALKAFNVEQASVQRLSELCRAKGHKFNETVVAAWNSGHRGQAGLAAYIEALEDLSGKPRDHQEPSANGSQSSPVTTTTATATSAPPPSTPSGRNTTDHPGATWLRDALKLKPADLAKFKEACKAKGLNWKEEAARLARHVATPIDLDLLLDSVGRSFEGTLREEGHEPSPASESQVARIKATCEGFGFTGEDLNLIVWELSHDEVVPVPAEFPEMDAGQADKVLAALTVADVAAQALGRAKAAVAEHNGQGVLVG